A region of Massilia sp. KIM DNA encodes the following proteins:
- a CDS encoding helix-turn-helix domain-containing protein, with product MNTAVAVAEKSIPQTTLELPENLLSIRASSRAWNGVTVHLTEFDCNGAVVHRLDHEDQTRLSVILEEVGQHAEPRFSRDRPCPIAYMPKHMLFAPAGLEIWGYSEDARYVKDATLTFDVEKLSERLGVCFDSAVLTTPQIRFVDSRVWSLVELLAKAVGSKDPSIQLYGDSLTAALASCLLMKPNSPTGVGCGLSPRQLRSAIDYMNANLPNHVPLADLAALSGLSQWHFCRAFKASTGMAPYQWQLKERIRRSQILLMDTCSSIELVSEATGFSDAAHFVRTFRKLVGATPSVWRKSHQT from the coding sequence ATGAATACCGCTGTCGCTGTTGCGGAGAAAAGTATCCCGCAAACTACTCTAGAGTTGCCAGAAAACTTGCTCTCGATACGTGCGTCAAGTCGAGCGTGGAACGGCGTAACTGTGCATTTGACTGAGTTTGATTGCAACGGAGCGGTAGTACATCGTCTTGACCATGAAGATCAAACACGATTAAGCGTGATATTGGAAGAGGTTGGCCAACACGCTGAACCACGGTTCAGTAGAGATCGGCCTTGTCCGATCGCTTACATGCCTAAGCATATGCTCTTTGCGCCGGCAGGACTTGAAATCTGGGGATACAGTGAAGACGCTAGATATGTAAAGGATGCGACCCTTACGTTTGATGTAGAGAAGTTATCGGAGCGTCTCGGAGTTTGCTTCGATAGCGCAGTGCTAACCACTCCACAAATACGATTCGTCGACAGCAGAGTTTGGTCTTTGGTTGAGTTGCTAGCGAAGGCAGTCGGTTCGAAGGACCCATCCATTCAACTCTACGGCGATAGTCTAACCGCAGCTCTAGCATCGTGTCTTTTGATGAAACCGAATTCGCCAACCGGCGTGGGCTGTGGTCTCTCTCCCCGTCAATTGCGGTCTGCCATCGACTATATGAATGCGAACCTCCCTAATCACGTACCACTTGCAGACCTGGCCGCCCTGTCGGGACTTTCGCAATGGCACTTCTGCCGCGCATTTAAGGCCTCGACTGGAATGGCCCCTTATCAGTGGCAGCTTAAGGAAAGAATCCGAAGATCACAAATATTGCTAATGGATACTTGTTCTTCTATCGAACTTGTTAGTGAGGCTACAGGATTCTCCGATGCAGCTCACTTTGTGAGGACTTTCCGCAAACTTGTCGGAGCGACGCCATCGGTTTGGCGGAAGTCACACCAGACCTGA
- a CDS encoding sensor histidine kinase, whose amino-acid sequence MTDALNTNVVDRLEPTYPTDKLNDASASIGHSACIALISESHLTQLLSRQMGCESAKASSDYEMDQENQLRCISVVRALLNPELKPTLSKSDGLGIVVEGKEISYWLSVQQLSWYANDYQSATNAAEKIANLIDLETPVVDLLCYHLFSMLTLSVMPISADGEAAIERHVLFLERTPCSGPVNVFAISQLARAIRDGKLGLTLLALQRLECALDTAKQSSQLGVAALVSEVAVSIALQAGLSSISEHYRDLTISIYKRWGAVGRINILLSHWKRSIDPNLKASSSIEEPGSPHKKLMDYRLYLADEIAQPLAAITLHSLVARKLLRLREPDVKRAVGLLEQVGDARRHAENIFRGILELLPYSGMEEDRIIVDQMVEDVLHEFSPTFKEKAIFIDTTLTLGDAAIRGSSSQMRQVVANLVKNAIEALLDSKLDVKNRRIEIATRQLGSQEISICVKDNGLGINPCHRDRIFHSTFTTKEGNSGMGLTICRAIARAHHGDIQYSPRTSGGAIFEVRVPSQC is encoded by the coding sequence ATGACTGACGCACTTAATACGAACGTAGTTGATAGACTTGAGCCTACATATCCGACAGATAAACTGAACGATGCATCCGCAAGCATTGGACACTCTGCATGCATTGCATTGATATCGGAATCTCACCTCACACAACTTTTGAGCAGACAAATGGGCTGTGAGTCAGCCAAGGCATCATCCGATTATGAGATGGACCAGGAAAATCAACTGCGTTGCATCTCCGTAGTAAGAGCTTTGTTAAATCCTGAGCTTAAACCGACGTTATCTAAATCGGATGGATTAGGAATCGTCGTTGAGGGAAAGGAGATTAGCTACTGGTTGTCTGTGCAGCAGCTGTCTTGGTACGCTAATGATTATCAATCGGCGACTAATGCAGCTGAAAAAATCGCGAATTTGATAGATTTGGAAACGCCGGTAGTCGATTTGCTTTGCTACCACCTTTTTTCGATGCTAACACTTTCTGTGATGCCAATATCAGCCGACGGCGAAGCCGCAATTGAACGCCACGTCTTGTTCCTAGAGCGTACGCCATGTTCGGGCCCAGTAAATGTTTTCGCAATCTCCCAGCTTGCTCGCGCAATTCGAGATGGGAAGTTAGGTTTGACTCTATTAGCTCTTCAGCGACTAGAATGTGCCCTCGACACCGCTAAACAGTCTAGTCAGCTTGGTGTCGCCGCCTTGGTATCGGAAGTCGCTGTATCGATTGCACTTCAAGCAGGCTTGTCTTCTATAAGTGAGCATTACCGCGATCTGACGATATCAATTTACAAACGATGGGGCGCCGTAGGCCGTATAAACATCTTATTGTCGCATTGGAAGCGTTCGATCGATCCCAATTTAAAGGCAAGTTCATCGATTGAAGAACCTGGCTCCCCGCATAAGAAATTAATGGATTACAGACTCTATCTTGCCGATGAAATTGCTCAGCCCTTGGCAGCGATCACGCTACATTCTTTGGTTGCACGAAAGTTGCTTCGCCTGCGAGAGCCGGACGTGAAACGTGCAGTTGGATTGTTAGAGCAAGTTGGCGACGCGCGGCGTCACGCGGAAAATATTTTTCGCGGAATTTTAGAATTACTGCCGTATAGCGGAATGGAAGAGGATCGTATCATTGTCGATCAAATGGTTGAGGATGTTCTACATGAGTTTTCTCCAACATTTAAAGAAAAAGCCATCTTTATTGATACTACGTTGACTCTCGGGGACGCAGCAATCCGAGGAAGCAGTTCTCAAATGCGCCAGGTTGTTGCAAACTTGGTTAAAAATGCGATTGAGGCTCTGTTGGACAGCAAGCTAGACGTGAAAAACCGACGGATCGAAATCGCGACAAGACAGCTCGGTAGTCAAGAAATTTCAATTTGCGTGAAAGACAATGGTTTGGGGATTAATCCGTGTCACCGCGACAGAATATTTCACAGTACATTTACAACGAAGGAAGGCAATTCTGGAATGGGACTGACGATTTGCCGTGCAATAGCTAGGGCCCATCATGGAGATATTCAGTATTCGCCGCGAACGTCCGGCGGTGCGATCTTTGAGGTTCGTGTACCCAGTCAGTGTTAA
- a CDS encoding site-specific integrase, which produces MSISVHKAVSLAGESPWLADALPEGFPFLVIDEQSKIIEPALLYILATQLKRGQRHWKMHTADAMAFDLRDWFDYLSHVSWVNPQTRKLEQGKPWDVAGEADYIAWRDAMQEIISPHTKRPIASKTISRRQATVERFYAYATSRGWYHGEFVRTKVKKGRVHISSQRLDSSHAKVANSFNGTKSAYQEGAESAEPVRPLTRDEWHQLQGALGPMPSQRENDLRPSRNRLACELSIGTGLRVDEIASLSEFQLRDLHQAWLLSDDEERDQGFFVLRVVKTKRLKARDVLVPGYLIPELMIYLDEERELSIKLGQQHAKKRGARYKRPTSLFVNAAQPIQHAGKPVSAHSLSWAFNQACLDANITQSIEKFDLDTNEHYREHLSRHSFHSLRHTFAVWTYHWKKDNGDAEPWKEIQVLLGHATLAVTLDTYLKVVEVDRRNAGRIQFAAKRKIGAEHA; this is translated from the coding sequence ATGTCGATAAGTGTTCACAAAGCAGTTTCTCTGGCAGGAGAGAGCCCCTGGCTTGCGGACGCCTTGCCAGAAGGCTTCCCTTTCCTTGTCATCGACGAGCAGTCGAAGATTATTGAGCCGGCGCTGCTCTACATCCTTGCTACTCAACTCAAACGTGGGCAACGACATTGGAAAATGCATACGGCAGATGCAATGGCCTTTGACCTTCGAGACTGGTTCGATTATCTGTCGCATGTTTCATGGGTAAATCCGCAGACTCGGAAGCTCGAACAAGGGAAACCCTGGGATGTTGCTGGCGAGGCCGACTACATTGCATGGCGCGATGCAATGCAGGAAATCATAAGCCCGCACACGAAGAGACCGATCGCTAGCAAGACTATCTCGAGGAGACAAGCAACCGTTGAACGTTTCTATGCCTACGCTACAAGTCGCGGTTGGTACCACGGTGAATTCGTGCGTACCAAAGTAAAGAAGGGCCGCGTGCATATCTCAAGCCAACGTCTCGATTCATCACATGCCAAGGTTGCTAACAGTTTCAATGGAACCAAGTCCGCATATCAGGAGGGAGCAGAATCTGCGGAACCGGTGCGACCTTTGACGAGAGACGAATGGCATCAGTTGCAAGGGGCACTAGGACCAATGCCAAGCCAGCGAGAAAACGACTTACGTCCAAGTAGGAATCGCTTGGCTTGCGAACTATCTATCGGTACTGGACTGCGCGTAGATGAAATCGCAAGCCTCTCTGAGTTCCAATTGAGAGATTTGCATCAAGCCTGGCTGCTATCTGACGACGAAGAACGAGATCAAGGCTTCTTCGTCTTGCGTGTCGTGAAAACGAAGCGTTTGAAGGCTCGTGACGTGCTGGTTCCAGGTTACCTTATTCCTGAGCTAATGATCTATCTTGATGAGGAGCGCGAGCTCTCGATTAAGCTTGGGCAGCAGCACGCAAAGAAAAGGGGCGCCAGATATAAGCGCCCAACATCTCTCTTCGTCAACGCAGCGCAGCCAATTCAACATGCCGGGAAACCTGTAAGCGCGCACTCCCTCTCTTGGGCATTTAATCAAGCTTGTCTGGATGCAAATATCACTCAATCGATCGAGAAATTTGATCTTGATACGAATGAACATTATCGCGAGCATCTCTCGCGACATTCATTCCACTCTCTCCGGCATACGTTCGCTGTATGGACCTACCACTGGAAGAAAGATAATGGAGATGCGGAACCGTGGAAGGAAATCCAAGTGCTACTCGGGCATGCAACTTTGGCCGTGACTCTTGATACGTATCTCAAAGTCGTTGAGGTTGACAGGCGTAACGCGGGAAGAATTCAGTTCGCCGCCAAGAGGAAAATCGGAGCAGAGCATGCGTAG
- a CDS encoding L-dopachrome tautomerase-related protein produces the protein MPENLQPWTLERVAQFDHQVTGVSVSEDGRIFVNFPRWTEDSPVSVAELLRDGTLRPYPDGEWNAWRNARKDELGPEDHWVCVQSIVADGRGSLWVLDPAAPAQAHLVSGGAKLVRIDLATDKPVQTIAFDEQAAPQGSYLNDVRFSNGGTHAFITDSGVKGALLVVELASGKTVRLLDGHPSTQMKKGLDVKADGKVLRRPDGRGVEFSSDGIAISDDGAWLYWQAIKGDTLYRIPTATLLGDGWQGKDVSNAVEDYGINGVNDGLLIPRGSNKMLLSALEEDAVKLRDLDQGPGAPARTLVRDPRLRWPDTFSQGPDGAIYVTASHIQDSSFFKPDAPPALPTELWRLQPSADNPL, from the coding sequence ATGCCTGAGAACCTCCAGCCGTGGACGCTCGAACGCGTCGCGCAATTCGACCACCAGGTCACCGGCGTGTCCGTCTCCGAAGACGGCCGCATCTTCGTCAACTTCCCGCGCTGGACCGAGGACAGCCCGGTCTCGGTCGCCGAACTGCTGCGCGACGGCACACTCCGTCCCTACCCGGACGGCGAATGGAACGCCTGGCGCAATGCGCGCAAGGACGAACTGGGTCCCGAAGACCACTGGGTCTGCGTGCAGAGCATCGTCGCCGACGGCCGCGGCAGCCTGTGGGTGCTGGACCCGGCGGCCCCGGCCCAGGCCCACCTCGTGTCCGGCGGCGCCAAGCTGGTGCGCATCGACCTGGCCACCGACAAGCCGGTCCAGACCATCGCCTTCGACGAGCAGGCCGCGCCCCAGGGCTCCTACCTGAACGACGTGCGCTTCTCGAACGGCGGGACGCACGCCTTCATCACCGATTCCGGCGTCAAGGGCGCCCTGCTGGTGGTCGAACTCGCGTCCGGCAAGACAGTGCGCCTGCTCGACGGCCACCCCTCGACCCAGATGAAGAAGGGACTGGACGTGAAGGCCGACGGCAAGGTGCTGCGCCGGCCGGACGGGCGCGGCGTCGAGTTCTCCTCGGACGGCATCGCGATCTCGGACGACGGCGCCTGGCTGTACTGGCAGGCGATCAAGGGCGACACCCTGTACCGCATTCCGACCGCGACGCTGCTGGGCGACGGCTGGCAGGGCAAGGACGTTTCAAACGCGGTCGAGGACTACGGCATCAACGGCGTCAACGACGGGCTCCTGATCCCGCGCGGCAGCAACAAGATGCTGCTCTCGGCGCTCGAGGAGGATGCGGTGAAGCTGCGCGACCTGGACCAGGGTCCGGGCGCGCCGGCGCGCACCCTGGTGCGGGACCCGCGCCTGCGCTGGCCCGACACCTTCAGCCAGGGGCCGGACGGCGCGATCTACGTGACCGCCTCGCACATCCAGGATTCGAGCTTCTTCAAGCCGGACGCGCCGCCGGCGCTGCCGACCGAACTGTGGCGCCTGCAGCCCTCGGCCGACAACCCGCTATGA
- a CDS encoding DNA topoisomerase IB gives MPSETRAPAAVPDTVSDAVSNIVPADPPAAARAAGLRYVHDDKPGIRREPAKEGFRYLDAKGEEIADETTLARIRKLAIPPAWTEVWVCPQANGHLQATGRDARGRKQYRYHAKWRETRDEVKYERMLKFGQALPAIRAEVDRALGLPGLPREKVLATIVYLLEHTMMRVGNEEYARTNKSFGLTTLRNRHVRVDGSDVAFRFRGKSGVYHDVHVHDRRLARIVARVRDLPGQELFQYVDDEGETHSIDSSDVNDYLRAISGEDYTAKDFRTWSGTLLAALALQEFEKFDSEAQAKKNIVRAIESVAERLGNTPSICRKCYVHPAVLDAYLEGSVLEVMRERTEEALARDLHALRPEEAAVLAMLEARLRHEQEHPKPPAPKSRRAARPQRPKAAAPAAARSSSRKEHHA, from the coding sequence ATGCCCAGCGAAACCCGCGCTCCCGCCGCCGTCCCCGACACCGTTTCCGACGCGGTTTCCAACATCGTGCCGGCCGACCCGCCCGCCGCCGCGCGCGCGGCCGGCCTGCGCTACGTGCACGACGACAAACCCGGCATCCGGCGCGAACCCGCCAAGGAGGGATTTCGCTATCTCGACGCCAAGGGCGAGGAGATCGCCGACGAAACCACCCTGGCCCGGATCAGGAAGCTGGCGATCCCGCCGGCGTGGACGGAGGTGTGGGTCTGTCCACAGGCCAATGGCCACCTGCAGGCGACCGGGCGCGACGCCAGGGGCCGCAAGCAATACCGCTACCACGCCAAGTGGCGCGAGACGCGCGACGAAGTCAAGTACGAGCGCATGCTGAAATTCGGCCAGGCCCTGCCGGCGATCCGGGCCGAGGTCGACCGCGCCCTCGGCCTGCCGGGCTTGCCCCGCGAAAAAGTGCTGGCCACCATCGTCTACCTGCTCGAACACACCATGATGCGGGTCGGCAACGAGGAATATGCGCGCACCAACAAGTCCTTCGGCCTGACCACCCTGCGCAACCGCCACGTGCGGGTGGACGGCAGCGACGTCGCCTTCCGCTTCCGCGGCAAGAGCGGGGTCTACCACGACGTCCACGTGCACGACCGCCGCCTGGCGCGCATCGTCGCGCGCGTGCGCGACCTGCCCGGCCAGGAACTGTTCCAGTACGTCGACGACGAGGGCGAGACCCACAGCATCGACTCGAGCGACGTCAACGACTACCTGCGCGCCATCAGCGGCGAAGACTATACCGCCAAGGACTTCCGCACCTGGTCCGGCACCCTGCTGGCGGCGCTCGCCCTGCAGGAATTCGAGAAGTTCGACTCCGAGGCTCAGGCCAAGAAGAACATCGTGCGCGCCATCGAATCGGTGGCCGAGCGGCTCGGCAACACGCCCTCGATCTGCCGCAAATGCTATGTGCATCCGGCGGTGCTCGACGCCTACCTCGAAGGCAGCGTGCTGGAAGTGATGCGCGAGCGCACCGAAGAAGCCCTGGCCCGCGACCTGCACGCCCTGCGCCCGGAGGAAGCGGCGGTGCTGGCGATGCTGGAAGCGCGCCTGCGCCATGAACAGGAACACCCGAAGCCGCCTGCGCCCAAGTCCAGGCGCGCCGCCAGGCCGCAGCGACCCAAGGCGGCGGCCCCTGCCGCCGCCCGCAGCTCATCCCGAAAGGAACATCATGCCTGA
- a CDS encoding ATP-binding protein → MSSVLGRFRLNSLRSRLMLLVALAITPIAVVTVLGGLREREAAIRASEENLMRLTSLAAANEAQSIERARQILVDLVSVPDLMGETGRCNALLADVLDRNEGYVNFGLIQMNGDVSCSAVPMLHPVNLGDRRHFKRAIAERRFIAGDYVFGRVIRKHTINLTYPVIDRSGKVVAVVFAAMDLAGLDTFVNDINLPPGSLLETADSGGTLISRRPDPERWFGKKISPSLQQAMRGPHARAVVVRGEDGVERLHAFARVGPPSLSEYTVTIGVPTATITEVAREAQTMSLLGLAATTVLALLAAWFAGDVLIVQRVRKLMTTARRIAEGELEARSGIEYGREEIGRLAQALDEMAETLQKKEAARSLAERELRAADQRKDEFLAMLAHELRNPLAPISTGAHLLKLLHSDNAQITQTCAIIARQVEHMTSLVDDLLDVSRVTRGLVSLSTQVLDLRGVVDDAAEQIRPLITARRHKVVLDLPPGPASVKGDHKRLVQVVANLLGNATKYTPEGGHIRLQLRQDGADWLLSVEDDGIGMEPGLVARVFDLFTQAERTPDRSQGGLGLGLALAKSLVELHGGSVGAHSPGLGQGSTFTVRLPRHAAEAALQPAPARAEPGLAGASLRVLVVDDNLDAAHTLNLFLQAAGHRAEIAYSGGDALEVAKVFSPQVCLLDIGLPDMDGNELARRLRRLPQTTGAVLVAATGYGRQQDRDAARDAGFDHYMVKPVNTVELSDLLAQVAARADG, encoded by the coding sequence ATGAGCTCGGTCCTCGGCCGCTTCCGCCTGAACAGCCTGCGCAGCCGGCTGATGCTGCTGGTCGCGCTGGCGATCACGCCGATCGCCGTGGTCACGGTGCTGGGCGGCCTGCGCGAGCGCGAAGCGGCGATCCGCGCCTCCGAGGAAAACCTGATGCGCCTGACCAGCCTGGCCGCCGCCAACGAGGCCCAGTCGATCGAGCGCGCGCGCCAGATCCTGGTCGACCTGGTCAGCGTGCCCGACCTGATGGGCGAGACCGGCCGCTGCAACGCCCTGCTGGCTGACGTCCTCGACCGCAACGAGGGCTACGTCAACTTCGGCCTGATCCAGATGAACGGCGACGTGAGCTGCAGCGCGGTGCCGATGCTGCACCCGGTGAACCTGGGCGACCGCCGCCACTTCAAGCGCGCCATCGCCGAGCGCCGCTTCATCGCCGGCGACTACGTGTTCGGGCGCGTGATCCGCAAGCACACCATCAACCTCACCTATCCGGTGATCGACCGCAGCGGCAAGGTGGTGGCGGTGGTGTTCGCGGCCATGGACCTGGCCGGGCTGGACACCTTCGTCAACGACATCAACCTGCCGCCCGGCTCCCTGCTGGAGACCGCCGACTCGGGCGGCACCCTGATCTCGCGCCGCCCCGACCCCGAGCGCTGGTTCGGCAAGAAGATTTCCCCCAGCCTGCAGCAGGCGATGCGCGGCCCGCATGCGCGCGCGGTGGTGGTGCGCGGCGAGGACGGGGTCGAGCGCCTGCACGCCTTCGCGCGCGTCGGCCCGCCTTCGCTGTCCGAATACACGGTGACCATCGGCGTGCCCACCGCCACCATCACCGAGGTGGCGCGCGAGGCCCAGACCATGTCGCTGCTGGGCCTGGCCGCCACCACCGTGCTGGCCCTGCTGGCCGCCTGGTTCGCGGGCGACGTCCTGATCGTGCAGCGGGTGCGCAAGCTGATGACCACCGCGCGCCGCATCGCCGAGGGCGAGCTGGAGGCGCGCAGCGGCATCGAATACGGGCGCGAGGAGATCGGCCGCCTGGCCCAGGCCCTGGACGAGATGGCCGAGACCCTGCAGAAGAAGGAAGCCGCGCGCAGCCTGGCCGAACGCGAGCTGCGCGCCGCCGACCAGCGCAAGGACGAGTTCCTGGCGATGCTGGCGCACGAGCTGCGCAACCCGCTGGCGCCGATCAGCACCGGCGCCCACCTGCTCAAGCTGCTGCATTCGGACAATGCCCAGATCACCCAGACCTGCGCCATCATCGCGCGCCAGGTCGAGCACATGACCAGCCTGGTGGACGACCTGCTCGACGTCTCGCGCGTGACGCGCGGCCTGGTCTCGCTCTCGACCCAGGTGCTGGACCTGCGCGGCGTGGTCGACGACGCGGCCGAGCAGATCCGCCCCCTGATCACGGCGCGGCGCCACAAGGTGGTGCTCGACCTGCCGCCCGGCCCGGCCAGCGTCAAGGGCGACCACAAGCGCCTGGTGCAGGTGGTGGCCAACCTGCTCGGCAACGCCACCAAGTACACGCCCGAGGGCGGCCATATCCGCCTCCAGCTCAGGCAGGACGGCGCCGACTGGCTGCTGAGCGTCGAGGACGACGGCATCGGCATGGAGCCCGGCCTGGTGGCGCGCGTGTTCGACCTGTTCACCCAGGCCGAACGCACGCCGGACCGCTCGCAGGGCGGCCTGGGACTGGGCCTGGCCCTGGCCAAGAGCCTGGTCGAGCTGCATGGCGGCAGCGTGGGCGCCCACAGCCCCGGCCTGGGCCAGGGCTCGACCTTCACCGTGCGCCTGCCGCGCCATGCGGCCGAGGCGGCGCTGCAACCCGCCCCCGCGCGCGCCGAGCCCGGGCTGGCCGGCGCCTCGCTGCGGGTGCTGGTGGTGGACGACAACCTGGACGCCGCCCACACCCTCAACCTGTTCCTGCAGGCCGCCGGCCACCGGGCCGAGATCGCCTACAGCGGCGGCGACGCGCTCGAGGTCGCGAAAGTGTTCTCACCCCAGGTCTGCCTGCTCGACATCGGCCTGCCCGACATGGACGGCAACGAACTGGCGCGCCGCCTGCGCCGCCTGCCCCAGACCACCGGCGCGGTGCTGGTCGCCGCCACCGGCTATGGCCGCCAGCAGGACCGCGACGCGGCGCGCGACGCCGGCTTCGACCACTACATGGTCAAGCCGGTCAATACGGTGGAGCTGAGCGACCTGCTGGCCCAGGTGGCGGCGCGCGCCGACGGCTGA
- a CDS encoding pyridoxal phosphate-dependent aminotransferase: MTIKISNRIAHSPPLATTAMHARADALRRAGKPVIDLSIAISHFAAPEPVAAAVEAAVARREAMPYADVIGEPAVRAALADKLRRENGVEAGVDEIIVTNGAKQAYYQALYALTDPGDTIAVFRPYWPAYLATARLLGLNVVLADLPDTLNEAALDALGPLRVLVINNPHNPSGKVYGRAELELLRDWSARRGVCVICDESYEHLVFEGRHLSLAALGGWRDPGVVTLFSASQSYAMMGWRVGFALAPAPLVQAMQSLQGPVTAAVPHLSQVAAQAAFGSGAPHALLRDYRARRDAVVARCAALPWMRLPAPPAGPYLWADVRRLTHDTLAFAESLLEQALVAVMPGEALGLHGHIRLGYIQDDAATLMEGIERIAAFGDGCAVRAVS; encoded by the coding sequence ATGACGATCAAGATCTCGAACCGGATTGCGCATTCTCCTCCCCTGGCGACCACCGCCATGCATGCGCGCGCCGACGCCCTGCGCCGGGCCGGCAAGCCGGTGATCGACCTGTCGATCGCGATCTCGCACTTCGCCGCGCCGGAGCCGGTGGCGGCGGCGGTCGAGGCAGCCGTGGCGCGCCGTGAGGCCATGCCCTACGCGGACGTGATCGGCGAACCCGCGGTGCGCGCCGCGCTGGCCGACAAGCTGCGGCGCGAGAACGGCGTCGAGGCCGGCGTCGACGAGATCATCGTCACCAATGGCGCCAAGCAGGCCTACTACCAGGCGCTGTACGCGCTCACCGACCCGGGCGATACGATCGCCGTGTTCCGTCCCTACTGGCCGGCTTACCTCGCCACCGCCCGCCTGCTCGGCCTGAACGTGGTGCTGGCCGACCTGCCCGACACCCTGAACGAGGCCGCGCTCGACGCCCTCGGGCCGCTGCGGGTCCTGGTCATCAACAACCCGCATAACCCGAGCGGCAAGGTGTACGGCCGCGCGGAGCTCGAACTGCTGCGCGACTGGTCCGCGCGCCGCGGCGTGTGCGTGATCTGCGACGAGAGCTACGAGCACCTGGTCTTCGAGGGCCGCCACCTCAGCCTGGCCGCGCTGGGCGGCTGGCGCGACCCGGGCGTGGTCACCCTGTTCTCGGCCTCCCAGAGCTATGCCATGATGGGCTGGCGGGTCGGCTTCGCCCTGGCCCCGGCGCCCCTGGTGCAGGCCATGCAAAGCCTGCAGGGGCCGGTGACGGCCGCCGTGCCGCACCTGTCGCAGGTGGCGGCCCAGGCGGCCTTCGGCAGCGGCGCCCCGCACGCCCTGCTGCGCGACTACCGCGCGCGCCGCGACGCGGTGGTGGCGCGCTGCGCCGCCCTGCCCTGGATGCGCCTGCCCGCGCCCCCCGCCGGACCTTACCTGTGGGCCGACGTGCGCAGGCTGACCCACGACACCCTCGCCTTCGCCGAGTCCCTGCTCGAGCAGGCCCTGGTCGCGGTGATGCCGGGCGAAGCCCTGGGCCTGCACGGCCACATCCGGCTCGGCTACATCCAGGACGACGCGGCTACCCTGATGGAAGGGATCGAGCGCATCGCCGCCTTCGGCGACGGCTGCGCCGTCCGCGCCGTGTCATGA